Proteins from one Panthera leo isolate Ple1 chromosome D1, P.leo_Ple1_pat1.1, whole genome shotgun sequence genomic window:
- the LOC122200814 gene encoding olfactory receptor 51F2: MLVLNNTNAQLLTFFLTGIPGLRAAQVWVSIPFCLLYVIALSGNSMILFVVLCEQNLHEPMYYFLSMLSAIDLSLSLCTLPTTLGVFWFEAREITLNACIAQMFFLHGFTFMESGVLLAMAFDRFVAICDPLRYATILTNARIAQIGISMLIRNVAVMLPVVLFVKRLSFCRAVALSHSYCYHVDLIQLSCTDNRINSILGLFALFSTTGFDCPCILISYVLIIRSVLNIASSEGRQKAFNTCISHISAVAIFYIPLISLSLVHRYGHSAPLFVHTIMANVFLLIPPVLNPIIYSVKTKQIRKAIVKVLIQKQQI, encoded by the coding sequence ATGTTGGTCCTCAATAATACCAATGCTCAACTTCTGACCTTCTTCCTGACGGGTATTCCAGGCCTGAGAGCAGCCCAGGTCTGGGTCTCCATCCCTTTTTGTCTCCTGTATGTCATCGCCCTCTCTGGGAACAGCATGATCCTATTTGTGGTCCTCTGTGAGCAGAACCTCCATGAGCCCATGTATTATTTCCTCTCTATGCTTTCAGCCATCGACCTGAGCTTATCCCTGTGCACACTTCCTACTACCCTTGGTGTTTTCTGGTTTGAAGCTCGCGAAATCACCTTAAATGCCTGCATTGCCCAGATGTTCTTTCTCCATGGATTTACTTTCATGGAGTCTGGGGTTCTATTGGCCATGGCCTTTGACCGTTTTGTAGCCATCTGTGATCCACTGAGATATGCCACCATCCTCACCAATGCCAGGATTGCCCAGATTGGGATAAGCATGTTGATAAGGAACGTTGCTGTAATGTTACCAGTGGTGCTCTTTGTCAAGAGGCTGTCCTTCTGCCGTGCTGTGGCCCTTTCACATTCTTACTGCTACCATGTTGATCTCATTCAACTCTCATGCACAGATAACAGAATCAACAGCATCCTTGGTCTGTTTGCACTTTTTTCCACGACGGGGTTTGATTGTCCTTGCATCTTGATCTCCTATGTCCTGATCATTCGATCTGTTCTCAACATTGCCTCCTCTGAGGGGAGGCAAAAAGCCTTCAACACCTGCATATCCCACATCAGCGCTGTTGCCATCTTCTACATCCCTCTCATCAGCTTGTCTCTTGTCCATCGCTATGGCCATTCAGCACCTCTGTTTGTCCACACCATCATGGCCAATGTCTTCCTTCTCATCCCTCCTGTGCTCAACCCTATCATCTACAGTGTGAAGACTAAGCAGATTCGAAAGGCTATTGTCAAGGTCTTAATTCAGAAGCAACAAATTTAA
- the LOC122201075 gene encoding olfactory receptor 51A7-like: MFSLNTSEVEISTFLLVGIPGFESVHIWISIPICFMYLLATLGNCTTLFVIRTESSLHEPMYYFLSMLALSDLGLSLSSLPSMLRIFLFNAMEISADACIAQEFFIHGFTGMESSMLLIMSFDCFPAIFNPLRYNSILTSSRILHRGLIFDIKSILLVLPLPFTLNRLRYCNKHLLSHFYCLHQDVMKLACSDNRVNFYYGLFVSLCMMSDSVFIAVSYVFNLKTVLGIASHGEQVKALNTCVSHICAVLIFFVPIITLATIHHFAKHKSPLAMILIADAFLLVPPLMNPIVHCVKSWQIRVKVLEKLSLKSK, encoded by the coding sequence ATGTTTTCTCTTAATACCTCAGAAGTTGAAATCTCCACCTTCCTGTTGGTTGGGATCCCAGGGTTTGAGAGTGTACACATTTGGATCTCCATCCCCATCTGCTTTATGTACCTCCTGGCCACCCTGGGCAACTGCACCACCCTGTTTGTCATCAGGACAGAGTCTTCCCTGCATGAGCCTATGTACTATTTCCTCTCCATGCTGGCCTTATCTGACCTGGGCttgtctttgtcttctcttccctctATGCTGAGGATCTTCTTGTTCAATGCCATGGAGATTTCTGCTGATGCATGTATTGCCCAGGAATTTTTCATCCATGGATTCACAGGCATGGAATCCTCAATGCTCTTGATCATGTCCTTTGATTGCTTTCCAGCCATTTTCAACCCTCTAAGGTATAATTCCATTCTTACCAGCTCCAGAATTTTGCATCGTGGGCtgatatttgatattaaaagCATTCTACtagttcttcctcttcctttcacttTAAATAGACTCAGATACTGTAATAAACACCTGCTCTCACACTTCTACTGTCTCCACCAGGATGTCATGAAACTGGCCTGCTCTGACAATAGGGTTAACTTTTACTATGGTCTGTTTGTCTCACTCTGCATGATGTCAGACAGTGTTTTCATTGCTGTTTCCTATGTGTTCAACCTGAAGACTGTATTGGGTATTGCATCCCATGGGGAGCAAGTTAAAGCTCTTAATACCTGCGTGTCCCACATCTGTGCTGTGCTCATCTTCTTTGTGCCCATCATCACCTTGGCTACCATACATCACTTTGCCAAGCATAAATCCCCTTTGGCTATGATTCTGATAGCTGATGCATTCTTGTTGGTACCACCTTTGATGAATCCCATTGTGCATTGTGTAAAAAGTTGGCAGATTAGAGTAAAAGTCCTGGAAAAACTGAGTCTAAAGTCTAAATGA
- the LOC122201396 gene encoding olfactory receptor 51S1, whose protein sequence is MSTFPNQAAPNNTSMAPTFLLVGMPGLSAAPSWWTIPLITMYLLSALGNGTILWIIALDSTLHRPMYFFLFLLSVSDVGLATALMPTLLGLAFAGVHAVPASACLLQMFFVHIFSVMESSVLLAMALDQALAICRPLHYPTLLTNDVISKICLAIAFRCLGLHLPLPFLLAHLPYCLPQVLTHSYCLHPDIAHLACPGGWGAIYSLFVVLSVMGLDPLLIFFSYGLIGRVLKGLGSSEDRWKAGQTCAAHLSAVLLFYMPMILLALIDHLRVPIPQPAHTLLSYVHFLLPPLINPILYSVKMKEIRERIVKRLQPRKVGCAQ, encoded by the coding sequence ATGTCAACATTCCCCAATCAGGCAGCCCCCAATAACACTTCAATGGCCCCCACCTTCTTGTTGGTGGGCATGCCAGGTCTGTCAGCTGCACCCTCCTGGTGGACAATACCACTCATCACAATgtaccttctctctgccctgggcAACGGTACTATTCTCTGGATCATTGCCTTGGATTCCACCCTGCACCGTCCAATgtacttcttcctcttcttgctTAGCGTGTCTGATGTTGGCTTGGCCACAGCCCTGATGCCCACCCTGCTGGGTCTTGCCTTTGCTGGCGTTCATGCTGTCCCTGCCTCGGCTTGCCTCCTACAGATGTTCTTTGTCCACATCTTTTCTGTCATGGAGTCCTCTGTGTTGCTCGCCATGGCCTTAGATCAAGCACTAGCCATCTGCCGCCCTCTCCACTACCCAACGCTCCTCACCAATGATGTCATTAGCAAGATTTGCCTGGCTATTGCTTTCCGATGCCTGGGTCTCCATCTGCCCCTGCCATTCCTCCTGGCCCACCTGCCCTACTGCCTCCCACAGGTCCTGACCCATTCTTACTGCTTGCACCCAGATATAGCCCATTTGGCCTGCCCTGGAGGTTGGGGTGCAATCTATAGCCTCTTTGTGGTTCTGTCAGTTATGGGATTAGaccctctgcttatttttttctcctatggcTTAATTGGCAGAGTCTTAAAAGGTTTGGGATCCAGTGAGGATCGCTGGAAGGCTGGCCAAACCTGTGCTGCCCACCTCTCTGCTGTGCTCCTCTTCTACATGCCCATGATCCTTCTTGCCCTCATTGACCATCTTAGAGTGCCAATACCTCAGCCTGCCCATACTCTTCTCTCCTATGTCCACTTCCTGCTTCCTCCATTGATAAATCCTATTCTCTACAGTGTCAAGATGAAGGAGATTAGAGAGAGAATAGTCAAGAGACTACAGCCCAGGAAGGTGGGTTGTGCTCAGTGA